The following nucleotide sequence is from Aneurinibacillus soli.
TTTAGCAGGGGAGAGGAGGGGGACACATGAAGCGACGAAAAAATCGTTCGGTACGTGCGCCAATACCATCACGCTATATGTTTCTCATCTCTCTTGTTATTTTTCTCGGATTATCGATTCAGACATTCTATTATATTGAGAAGAATCTTGAACCGGTCATTCGGGATATCGCCCGTGCTCGTGTCGAACAGATGGCGACGAAAACACTTCATGATGCGATTAGTGAGAAAATCGTAAAAGAGACGAATTTTAAAGAGCTTGTTCAGGTGCAAAAAGATAAAAACGGAAAGGTTCAAGTGGCGTCATTTGATTATGACCGTTATGCACATATTGTAGCCAGTGTAACAGAAAATGTTGAGCATACGTTAGAGAAATTAGAACAAGCGCCAGAAAAAATCCCGCTTGGGCAAGCGTTGCGCAGTAACCTGCTTGCCCAGTACGGACCAGACATCCCGATTACGCTTGTTCCATATGGAAGCGCTCACGTCGAGTTGAAGCCGGAAGTAAAAGAAGCGGGAATTAATATGGTACTGGTTACGGTTTACGTCGTCGTGCATACGAAAATTAAAATTGTCATTCCGTTTACGACAGAACCCGCCTCGATTACGATGGAAATCCCGATCTCGAATGCATTGATTGTGGGGGATGTCCCGCAATTTTATTATGATGGGAACGGTAGAGCTGTTGGAAGTGAAGTGCCGGGAGCGGTTCCGCCTGCTATTCCGCCTGTTCAAATGAATGTTGAAAATAAGCGAAATTAACAATATTGTAACAATTAATTCACAATATGGATTAAAATCCCTGTATTATTTTTGTAATATATAGAAAAAGGAGGGGTAGTATGGGAGGGGTATTGGGTAGCTGTGAACGTTATATGTCTCAAGATCGGAAGCAGACTTTATTACAAACACTTGTAGAGTATGCTTATAGTGAACCAAGCAGCCTGGTGGAAGAATGTATGAAGAGCACGGGTATTTCCCATCTGTTCGAACTTGATAAACTATGTACAGAGCTTAAGATTGAGCGTAAGCTATATGATTATTATATTTATGACGATTACCAGCGGATTAAAGTAGCCCTTTATTAATAGAGAATTTGAAAATTTTTTTGTAAGAAGGTTTAACAAACGGGAAGAAGGGGAATAGTATACAATACTAGTATGAAAATTTTTCTCTCTCTTTCTCCCCCTATACATTCGCCCCTGCCGGAAATGGCAGGGGCGCTTTTTTTATGCACGGAGCAGATCGAGAAAACGTTGTTCCGGTGTGCGCGTATCTTGTTTCCAGTTCTCAGCAGGTTCGTCTGCGATGAGCTGGCCTTCATGCAGCAGAATAATCCGATCTGCTACAGCGAGTACATCATGCAGCAAGTGGGAGGAGAACACAATCGTTTTACCTTGTTCCCGGCAGGTGAGCACTTGCTGTTTCCACTCTTCCACCCAGAACGGATCAAGCCCATTGCCTGGCTCATCCATTAAGAGAATGTCCGGATTGCCAAGCATCATCTGAGCGAACAGCAGGCGTTGCAGCATGCCACGTGAAAAGGCAGATGGCTCTTTATCGGCTGCTTGCGCGAGTCCTGTCATGGTGAGCACCTCATCGACTTCCCGGCGGTCGCATCCTTTCAGGTCGGCAAGATAACACAGCCAACGGCGGGCACTGACGCCAGGAGGAACAGTAATAGCATCGGGCATAAAGCCGGTACTATTGCGGGTAAGCCCGCTAATCGTGCCGCCATCTGCGTGAAGTGTACCTGCCATTATATGAAGCAAGGTGCTTTTACCTGCGCCATTGCCGCCGCACAGCGCTACACACGAGCCGGAGGCAATCGACAGGCTCAAGGGTGCGAGTGCGGTCTGAGGTCCGTATTTTTTCGTAATTTGTTCAATGGTAATCATGAAGCATCATCCTCTCCCGCGTCGTATGCGTGCTGTTGCAAAATGAAGCGGAGTAGCTATATACAGAAGTATAATGGTGGTTGCTGTCGCAATTCCCGCAGCGGAGTTAAACCACTGTTCCCAGTAGTAGAAGGCAGGGCCATAAATATAGCCATCCCCTCGCCAGAATACGGAAGCGATTCGGACAGCTTCCACGGGATTCAGCACAAGTGCACCAGCCAGAACCGACTGCTGCGCCGAAGTTGGGGCAAAAGGCAGGACGGCAAGCAGAACCATGCTGTATACATAAACCGAAACAAACCAGATCAGCAGGCTAGCCGCAACGGCACCAAGCCGACTCTGGACCCGTCCCCCGATCCATAGACCAATCGCGCTGCATATGCCGCACAGTGCAATCCCCATAGCAAGTAGCGGGAGCGTGTGAGAGATCGTAGCTCCCGGCAGAAGAAATAGGCCGAGAAGTTGAGCAATACCAAAACCGACGAGTAATGTCAGCAGGAAAGCACCGAATAGTCCGAAGAATTTGCCAAGGATATAGCAGGCCGGTGGCAATGGATACGTGCGCAAGAGCCCGGTCATGCCATCGTTTCGTTCTGATGCAAGTGAAAGAGACGCAATGGTGAGACTCATAAGTGGTGCAAGCTGGAGCATGAGATTCATCTGGGACGCCGCTTGACGGGTGAAGCCGGACGCATCACCACCAGCAGGCATCAGACGAGCCTCCCAGATCAGCATGAACATGTTCAGCAGGGCGAACAAAACAGCGAATGCTGCCAGCCAGCGGCTGTGCAGCAAGGTTCGCAGTTCATAAGCAGCAACGGCTGCCAGTTGTCGAAAAACGCTAGGGTTCTTCATTGTTATTGATGAGCCGTTTTCATGTTCATGTCGCCTTGCTGCATATGGTGTTGTCCGGCTTCATTTTGTTTCATTTGACCGTGTTTCATGCCTTCCATCGGCATCATGTTGCCTTTGTCCATTTTCCAGTCATATTTTTGTAAATCAGTATAACTCATTACAGTGCCGGTCCCTTTTTCTTTTACAAAAGCATTGGATGCAGCAGTGTCTTTGAAGGCATGCACCCCGTAGCCCATTGGTGTTGGAACGGTACTTGCGAGCACATACGATGCATTTTCAAGTTTCAGCCATTCTTTAGACTGGCTGTCTTGAACGAAACTAGCGGCAATCTTATCTTCTTTATGTTCGCTTTCATACTTGTGAAGGCAACCAAGGTCGTCGAATTTTAAAGCTTTGCCATCTGCTGTTACGTATTGGGCAGCATAGCCATTATTTTTAATCGCCATATGGCACTGGGTGCATGTGTCCACTTTTTCGTCAATCGGCTGCGGCTGTGCTTCTGCTTTTTGGCCGCAGGCTGCCAGGACAACTACCAGGCAGAAAGAAAGAATGCTCATCCAGAATCGTTTTGTCATGTTTGTTCCTCCTCAGTATTTTATACAAAGTTTTATGAAGTAGCTGGTGGTAGCAGCAACGGATAGCGGTCGAATGTTCCGTCGGACCCGGTCAGCTGTTCAAGCAATTGTTGGAGCGGGCTAGCATAAAAAATTGCCAGTAGTGGGTTCTGATCCATTGTCTTCAGCATACCGTCCGCCATGCGGTATGGACTGTCTCCGATGTTGTCTCCATTTAGATCGAATCCGCTGTAGTCATCCCAGTAATTCCCTATTTTATTCAAACTCCATACATCCGCATTCCAATTCGCTTTACCACCAATTGGACGCACATTGCCTGTAAAAATATTGCGGGTCAGATGGGTATCCAGTACGTTACCGACACGCTTGACGCCAATCGCGTTCTCTGCGATGCGGTTGTTGCTGATGGTCACACCATCGGTCATGTCAAGAGCAAGTCCGATTGAATTGCGAGTTAGCTGGTTGTTGGTAACAGTTGCCCCGCGCGCATCATACAGAAACAGAGCATATCCTTCGCTGTTGCGCTGGCCCGAAAAAATGTTACCTGTAATCCGTGTATTCTCCCCATCCATTACCATGGCACCAATCGTACTGTTTGTTGCCTGATTATGCTCAAGTGTGTTGCGATCGGAAAACATGACGTGGTAGCCGTAGCGTGAATTTGTTACAGAGTTGTTGCGGACGATATTGTCATACGTACCGTCAAAATAAACACCGTCTTGCATGTCATACAAGTGGTTGTTTTCCAGTACATGTTTGCCTTTACCCGTCAACTGAATCCCGTTGCCCCGCTGCGGGAGCGGAATGTCATTTCGACCTTTGATGATGTTGGACTCAGCTTTGGACCCGGTGCTACGATCAAAGTGAATCCCAAACGCATCGGTTTGAATTGTATTGTTACGCAGGATGGCATGATTGCCGGAGACTTTGATTGCAGCATCAAAGTCGGCTACTGATTCTCCGGTCCCACGGATGGTCAGACCCTGCACCGTTACGTTATCCGCTTCAATGAGGAGTACGCTTCCCTCATGGTTGCCTTCTAGCACCGCACCTGGCTCAGCAAGAAGCGTGATAGATTTGGTGATACGTACAGGTCCTTCATATGTGCCAGCGGGAAGTGTCAGTGTGTCTCCAGGCTTCGCGGATGCAAGCATGGAGGAAAGTGATGGTGCTGCCTGGACATGTACAGGCGTTCCTGCAAGTAGGGCGCACATCATCAAGATAGCAAGCCAGTAGGTGCGAATACGGCATCCCCCTCCGTTCATCATCTGAATTCGTGTACAAGCATATCAGAGCGCAGTGAGAAGCAGGTGAAAAAAATGTGAGGAATTTTTCACAAAATGAATCTACATTTATGATGTGATAAGATGACTGTTATTATAGAAAGAAAAGAGGGAGGAATCGGCTATGAGGATGGTTGATATCATTGAGAAGAAGCGAGATGGAGGCGAGCTAAATCCAGAAGAGATCGAGTTCGCTATTAGTGGCTATACGCGTGGTGACATACCGGATTATCAGATGGCTGCGCTGACGATGGCGATTTTTTTTCGGGATATGAGTCCGGCAGAGCGCGCGGAACTGACGATGGCGATGGTGCGCTCGGGTGATCAGATTGATCTGTCCGGTATTGAAGGCATTAAAGTTGATAAGCATAGTACGGGTGGAGTCGGGGATACAACCACTCTCGTACTGGCTCCGCTTGTCGCATCTGTCGGTGTTCCGGTCGCAAAAATGTCCGGTCGCGGTCTTGGACATACCGGCGGCACAATTGACAAGCTTGAATCCATTCCAGGTTTTCATGTGGAAATCGATAACTCAACCTTTAACGATCTCGTAAACCGCAACAAAGTCGCAGTCGTCGGGCAGAGTGGGAATTTGACCCCGGCTGATAAAAAACTATATGCACTTCGCGATGTGACGGCAACAGTTAATTCGATTCCACTGATCGCAAGCTCCATTATGAGTAAAAAAATTGCCTCCGGTGCAAATGCGATTGTACTTGATGTAAAAACAGGCAGCGGGGCATTCATGAAGGACATTGAAGCGGCGCGAGAGCTGGCACGTGCGATGATGGAGATCGGTAACAGTGTAGGACGTCGTACGGTAGCGATCCTGTCTGACATGAGCCAGCCGCTTGGTTATGCAGTCGGCAATGCACTGGAAGTAAAAGAAGCGATCAATACGTTGCGTGGCCAGGGACCAAAAGATTTGGAAGAACTTTGTCTTGTACTTGGCAGTGAGATGGTATATCTAGGAGGGAAGGCGGACAGTCCAAAAGCGGCGCGTGCGATGCTTCTGGAATCGATCCGGAGCGGCAGAGCGCTTGAGACATTCCGGACGTTTATTTGTGCACAGGGAGGAGACCCGTCTGTTGTTGAGCATCCAGATCAACTGCCAACGGCCCCTTACCAGATTGAGATCAAAGCACAGGAATGCGGGGATGTCTCATCCATTCAGGCAGACGCAATTGGGACAGCTGCCATGCTTCTAGGAGCGGGACGTGCTACGAAAGACTCTGTGATTGATCTGGCGGTTGGCATCGTGCTGGTAAGAAAAGTTGGGGATTCTGTCGAAAGAGGCGATACACTGGCGGTTCTCCACAGCAATACGAAGCAGGCAGAGGAAGTAGTGCGGCGTGTGCAGGCGGCGTATGCGATTAGCTCGCAAAAAGTGTCTGCGCCTTCACTGTTGTACAAGTTGTGAAATGCAAGCGAATAAATCTAACAATATACAAAAAATCCGGAAACGGACAGGAATTTACACGAAATTTATGCTATAGTTTAAATCATCATAGGGAGTTAGTTAAGATGGTTTAGAAATTTCTTTAGGGGGTTATGGGTTTGACAATTCCATCATTAAAAATTGCACATATGACAGCGCCGGTTCCGGTTATGCAGGGAGGCATGGGGGTTAAGATCTCGCTGAGTAATCTGGCCGCTGCCGTAGCGAATGCGGGAGGAATCGGAATTATTTCTGGAACCGGCATTCCAATCGAGGAAATGAGAGCCCATATCCGCCGTGCACGTGAATTGACAAATGGAAAGGGATACATTGGCGTTAACGTTCTGTTTGCGATGAATCATTTTCCGGAAACAATTAAAGCCGCAATGGAAGAAAAAGTGGATTTCGTTATTTCCGGCGCTGGTTTTTCTCGTGATATGTATGCCTGGGGCCGTGAATATGGCGTCCCGGTTATCTCGATTGTATCATCGGCGAAGCTCGCGAAATTAGCAGAACGGCTCGGTGCTGCTGCCATTGTAGTCGAAGGCTTTGAAGCGGGTGGACACTTGGGGACAGACCGTCCGCTGTTTGACATTCTTCCAGAAGTTATTGAAGCGGTTAACGTTCCGGTTATTGCGGCGGGTGGAATTATGACAGGCTATGATATTGACCGAGCTCTTCGTATGGGAGCTGCCGGTGTACAGATGGGCACCCGTTTTGTAGCAAGCGTAGAATGTGATGCGCCAGATGTATTTAAGCAGAAATACGTTGAAACAACAGAAGATACTGAAGTTGTGCTTGTAAAAACAACCGTGGGTCTGCATGGCCGTGCGATTCGTAATGCATTTACGGATTCGATTAGCGGGGATAACAAGCTCAAAATTGATAAATGTCATGACTGTTTGAAACATTGTTCGTATCGCTTTTGTACACTCGATTCCTTGCTGAGATCTGTTGAAGGCGATGTAGATACCGGACTTGTATTCTCGGGTGCTCGTGTGCAAGAGATTAAGGAAATTCTTCCGGTGCAGACGATTATCAATAACTTAGTGCGGGAATATGAAGACGCACAGCAACAACAGGAAATTGCGGTGAATAATTAGAACAAAGGCAGTTATTCCATTGGGGATAACTGCCTTATTCAGGTTATCGAGAAAGTATCTTTTCACAAATTGACACAAACAACCGACCTGCATTGCGGTCGGTTGTTTGTGTTGTGCTTTACTTGGCTCGGATCGTGACTTGTGTACCGATTGGAACGATTGCTGCAAGCTGTAATACGTCGTTGTTGTACATGCGGATGCAGCCATGGGATACGAGGTGCCCGATTGACCACGGGGCATTTGTCCCATGGATGCCGTAATGCGGGCGGCTGAGCCCCATCCACATCGCCCCGAATGGGCCTCCAGGATTGGGAGCTTTGTTGATGATTGTGTATACACCAAGCGGTGTCGCTGTC
It contains:
- a CDS encoding NAD(P)H-dependent flavin oxidoreductase, which gives rise to MTAPVPVMQGGMGVKISLSNLAAAVANAGGIGIISGTGIPIEEMRAHIRRARELTNGKGYIGVNVLFAMNHFPETIKAAMEEKVDFVISGAGFSRDMYAWGREYGVPVISIVSSAKLAKLAERLGAAAIVVEGFEAGGHLGTDRPLFDILPEVIEAVNVPVIAAGGIMTGYDIDRALRMGAAGVQMGTRFVASVECDAPDVFKQKYVETTEDTEVVLVKTTVGLHGRAIRNAFTDSISGDNKLKIDKCHDCLKHCSYRFCTLDSLLRSVEGDVDTGLVFSGARVQEIKEILPVQTIINNLVREYEDAQQQQEIAVNN
- a CDS encoding right-handed parallel beta-helix repeat-containing protein, translated to MMNGGGCRIRTYWLAILMMCALLAGTPVHVQAAPSLSSMLASAKPGDTLTLPAGTYEGPVRITKSITLLAEPGAVLEGNHEGSVLLIEADNVTVQGLTIRGTGESVADFDAAIKVSGNHAILRNNTIQTDAFGIHFDRSTGSKAESNIIKGRNDIPLPQRGNGIQLTGKGKHVLENNHLYDMQDGVYFDGTYDNIVRNNSVTNSRYGYHVMFSDRNTLEHNQATNSTIGAMVMDGENTRITGNIFSGQRNSEGYALFLYDARGATVTNNQLTRNSIGLALDMTDGVTISNNRIAENAIGVKRVGNVLDTHLTRNIFTGNVRPIGGKANWNADVWSLNKIGNYWDDYSGFDLNGDNIGDSPYRMADGMLKTMDQNPLLAIFYASPLQQLLEQLTGSDGTFDRYPLLLPPATS
- a CDS encoding pyrimidine-nucleoside phosphorylase — its product is MRMVDIIEKKRDGGELNPEEIEFAISGYTRGDIPDYQMAALTMAIFFRDMSPAERAELTMAMVRSGDQIDLSGIEGIKVDKHSTGGVGDTTTLVLAPLVASVGVPVAKMSGRGLGHTGGTIDKLESIPGFHVEIDNSTFNDLVNRNKVAVVGQSGNLTPADKKLYALRDVTATVNSIPLIASSIMSKKIASGANAIVLDVKTGSGAFMKDIEAARELARAMMEIGNSVGRRTVAILSDMSQPLGYAVGNALEVKEAINTLRGQGPKDLEELCLVLGSEMVYLGGKADSPKAARAMLLESIRSGRALETFRTFICAQGGDPSVVEHPDQLPTAPYQIEIKAQECGDVSSIQADAIGTAAMLLGAGRATKDSVIDLAVGIVLVRKVGDSVERGDTLAVLHSNTKQAEEVVRRVQAAYAISSQKVSAPSLLYKL
- a CDS encoding L,D-transpeptidase produces the protein MYSIIVSLQQRQLHLLQDSKVIRSYPVGLGKILTATPLGVYTIINKAPNPGGPFGAMWMGLSRPHYGIHGTNAPWSIGHLVSHGCIRMYNNDVLQLAAIVPIGTQVTIRAK
- the yunB gene encoding sporulation protein YunB; this encodes MKRRKNRSVRAPIPSRYMFLISLVIFLGLSIQTFYYIEKNLEPVIRDIARARVEQMATKTLHDAISEKIVKETNFKELVQVQKDKNGKVQVASFDYDRYAHIVASVTENVEHTLEKLEQAPEKIPLGQALRSNLLAQYGPDIPITLVPYGSAHVELKPEVKEAGINMVLVTVYVVVHTKIKIVIPFTTEPASITMEIPISNALIVGDVPQFYYDGNGRAVGSEVPGAVPPAIPPVQMNVENKRN
- a CDS encoding nitrous oxide reductase accessory protein NosL — protein: MTKRFWMSILSFCLVVVLAACGQKAEAQPQPIDEKVDTCTQCHMAIKNNGYAAQYVTADGKALKFDDLGCLHKYESEHKEDKIAASFVQDSQSKEWLKLENASYVLASTVPTPMGYGVHAFKDTAASNAFVKEKGTGTVMSYTDLQKYDWKMDKGNMMPMEGMKHGQMKQNEAGQHHMQQGDMNMKTAHQ
- a CDS encoding ABC transporter ATP-binding protein → MITIEQITKKYGPQTALAPLSLSIASGSCVALCGGNGAGKSTLLHIMAGTLHADGGTISGLTRNSTGFMPDAITVPPGVSARRWLCYLADLKGCDRREVDEVLTMTGLAQAADKEPSAFSRGMLQRLLFAQMMLGNPDILLMDEPGNGLDPFWVEEWKQQVLTCREQGKTIVFSSHLLHDVLAVADRIILLHEGQLIADEPAENWKQDTRTPEQRFLDLLRA
- a CDS encoding ABC transporter permease, which gives rise to MKNPSVFRQLAAVAAYELRTLLHSRWLAAFAVLFALLNMFMLIWEARLMPAGGDASGFTRQAASQMNLMLQLAPLMSLTIASLSLASERNDGMTGLLRTYPLPPACYILGKFFGLFGAFLLTLLVGFGIAQLLGLFLLPGATISHTLPLLAMGIALCGICSAIGLWIGGRVQSRLGAVAASLLIWFVSVYVYSMVLLAVLPFAPTSAQQSVLAGALVLNPVEAVRIASVFWRGDGYIYGPAFYYWEQWFNSAAGIATATTIILLYIATPLHFATARIRRGRG